In Deltaproteobacteria bacterium, a single window of DNA contains:
- a CDS encoding Rrf2 family transcriptional regulator, translated as MKLSKKCEYALRALTRLASPGAPSMMSIQELAQQEHIPKKFLEQVLLALKKAGILQSSRGKTGGYSLSRPPAEVSLADIMQAVDGPLLLLPCLAVVAPKKCSDCVSLDHCWLRATMANVGTGIQKTLECLSLAEMSRRAAQSQRRNAAAMYHI; from the coding sequence ATGAAACTCTCCAAGAAATGCGAATACGCACTCCGCGCCCTGACGAGACTGGCATCGCCGGGGGCACCGTCGATGATGTCGATTCAAGAACTCGCCCAGCAAGAACACATTCCCAAGAAGTTCCTTGAACAAGTGCTTCTTGCTCTGAAAAAAGCCGGTATTCTTCAGAGCAGTCGCGGAAAGACCGGTGGCTATAGCCTCAGTCGCCCTCCTGCAGAGGTGTCGTTAGCCGACATTATGCAAGCCGTCGATGGACCGTTGTTGTTGTTACCCTGCCTTGCGGTGGTTGCTCCCAAGAAATGTTCAGATTGCGTGAGCCTTGACCATTGTTGGTTACGTGCGACGATGGCGAACGTGGGAACCGGTATTCAAAAGACACTTGAGTGTCTCTCTCTTGCTGAGATGAGTCGCCGTGCAGCGCAGAGCCAGCGTCGTAATGCTGCAGCGATGTATCATATTTAG